The proteins below come from a single Triticum aestivum cultivar Chinese Spring chromosome 5D, IWGSC CS RefSeq v2.1, whole genome shotgun sequence genomic window:
- the LOC123120842 gene encoding probable calcium-binding protein CML21 → MLHTIFTAPRQPNHQQQRHRRLQVRRVFDLFDHDGDGVITAAELSGALGRLGLGAQADGLVAAYVAPGMPGLRFADFEALHAELAGGGEEGEEAETREAFAVFDENGDGYISAAELQAVLAWMGLPEAACMARVRDMIAAHDRDSDGRVDFHEFKAMMAGGM, encoded by the coding sequence CACACAATATTCACGGCGCCGCGGCAACCGAACCACCAGCAGCAGCGCCACCGGAGGCTGCAGGTGCGGCGCGTGTTCGACCTCTTCGACCACGATGGCGACGGCGTCATCACCGCCGCTGAGCTCTCGGGCGCGCTGGGGCGCCTGGGGCTGGGCGCGCAGGCGGACGGGCTCGTCGCCGCCTACGTCGCACCCGGCATGCCCGGCCTGCGGTTCGCGGACTTCGAGGCGCTCCACGCCGAGCTCGCCGGCGGAGgcgaggagggcgaggaggcggaGACGAGGGAGGCCTTCGCCGTGTTCGACGAGAACGGCGACGGATACATCTCCGCGGCGGAGCTGCAGGCCGTCCTGGCGTGGATGGGGTTGCCGGAGGCGGCGTGCATGGCGCGGGTGCGCGACATGATCGCCGCGCATGACCGGGACAGCGATGGCCGCGTCGACTTCCATGAATTCAAGGCCATGATGGCTGGCGGTATGTAA